In Chanodichthys erythropterus isolate Z2021 chromosome 9, ASM2448905v1, whole genome shotgun sequence, a genomic segment contains:
- the abtb1 gene encoding ankyrin repeat and BTB/POZ domain-containing protein 1: MDAVDLFSSCRKGDIARVRYLVEQRDVELNIRDKWDSTPLYYACLCGHEELVQYLLANGAKCEANTFDGERCLYGALSDPIRRLLKEYKRITAKAMQRDYYDQFLQTLLEQGNYSDVTFLVHGEMFKAHRCILSARSEYFAHMLETKWKGKSAIALKHPLVNPAAFGAIMQYFYTGRLDIDVNYVEDCKRLAKQCKISELIEELEVKCKQVYEFVSNKPGTCVKVLTLDPHDFQLQDGMALLADSALPAELRVGYGQLPFDLTDSFPSYPDICFRVEGYDFLCHKAFFCGRSDYFKALLEDHFSEGETLQAHPSIPVISLHDVSHDLFTRILYYIYSDNTQLSHENVYEVLCVADMYLLPGLKRLCGRTLAALLNEENVLHVWKTAKLFRLSRLEDQCTEYMAKIIERLVERPEFADMIREDAGNVAARQETDSIPLVDEIRFHIASDVQTYSEIEEANQKLSALELLLASIGLEC; this comes from the exons ATGGACGCCGTTGATCTGTTTTCAAGCTGCAGAAAGGGCGACATTGCCAGAGTGAG ATACCTGGTTGAACAGAGAGATGTAGAGCTGAACATCAGAGATAAGTGGGACAGCACACCTCT GTATTACGCATGTCTCTGTGGACATGAAGAGCTGGTGCAGTACCTGCTTGCCAACG GAGCAAAGTGTGAGGCGAACACATTTGACGGCGAACGCTGTCTGTACGGAGCGCTGAGCGACCCCATCCGCCGCCTGCTCAAAGAGTACAAGCGTATCACTGCGAAGGCCATGCAGAGAGACTACTACGACCAGTTCCTGCAGAC GCTTTTGGAGCAGGGTAACTACAGTGATGTGACGTTTCTGGTGCACGGGGAGATGTTCAAGGCCCACCGGTGTATCTTGAGTGCCCGATCTGAATACTTCGCACATATGCTGGAGACCAAGTGGAAGGGCAAGAGTGCGATTGCACTCAAACATCCACTG GTCAATCCAGCTGCATTTGGTGCAATTATGCAGTATTTCTATACTG GTCGTTTGGACATAGATGTGAATTACGTGGAGGATTGCAAGCGTTTGGCGAAACAGTGCAAGATCAGCGAGCTGATTGAGGAGCTGGAAGTGAAGTGCAAACAGGTTTATGAGTTTG TGTCTAATAAGCCCGGGACGTGTGTGAAGGTGTTGACACTGGATCCTCATGACTTCCAGCTGCAGGATGGGATGGCTCTGCTGGCTGACAGTGCACTTCCTGCGGAGCTCAGG GTTGGATACGGTCAGCTTCCTTTCGATCTAACTGACAGCTTTCCGAGTTATCCTGATATCTGTTTCCGGGTGGAGGGCTATGACTTCCTCTGTCATAAG gcgTTTTTCTGTGGCCGTAGTGATTATTTCAAAGCTCTGTTGGAGGATCATTTCAGCGAGGGTGAAACTTTACAGGCTCATCCCAGTATTCCTGTCATCAGCCTTCACGATGTGTCTCACGATTTGTTTACAAGAATCCTTTACTACATCTACAGTGACAACACTCAG CTCTCTCATGAGAACGTGTATGAGGTTCTGTGTGTGGCCGACATGTACCTGTTACCGGGTCTGAAGCGTCTGTGTGGAAGGACTCTGGCCGCGCTGCTCAATGAGGAGAACGTGCTGCACGTGTGGAAGACGGCCAAACTGTTCCGTCTCTCGCGTCTGGAGGACCAGTGCACAGAATACATGGCCAAGATTATAGAGCGG CTGGTGGAAAGGCCAGAGTTTGCTGATATGATCAGAGAGGACGCTGGGAACGTGGCCGCCAGGCAGGAAACCGATTCCATCCCTCTGGTGGACGAGATCCGATTCCACATCGCCAGTGATGTTCAGACGTACAGCGAAATCGAGGAAGCCAACCAGAAACTCAGCGCCCTGGAGCTCCTGCTGGCCAGCATTGGGCTGGAGTGTTGA